GAGAGAGGGTGAGGTAGTCTACCTTTTGAGTCATTGAGATGAACGGCACGAAGATACTGGAGCCCCACTATCTTATCAAACTCCTCCAGCACCGACTTCACCCCTCCCGTTGCAGACAGGTCATACCCTGGTGAGAAAGGCCAATACTCAAGGTCTTCTAAAAGACTAAATGCATTTCTACGACTCTCGCTAAAGATTACTGTTCATTCAAAGCAAGCTAGATTAACATAATACTTGATAAGAAATGATAATCAAATGAAAAGAGGGAAGACACATCCCCAGGAGTGAGGGTTAATTAGTACATTTGGTGCTACCCTTCTAAACCTGTTGCTTCTAGAATAGGGCtgtcactttttaaaaaaatctacgaATGAATTTCAAATGTTAAGCAATTCATTGGAATATATATTCGATTACCTTAGGGGCGAAAAAAACGCTTCATGTTCAAACGAATGTTCGAATGTCAGTTAAAAAGTGACAGCACTATTTTAGAAGGGCCTCTTCCGGGGCAATTCACCTCAAATAACTGATCTACTATAGCATGACTAGCAGGATTAAATAGTTTTATCACTGCAACCTGTGATACAGCATTATGCTAATGCCTGTGTAAATTTAAAAAGCCCTCAGCGTGCACTTTGAGAAACGGCGCTACGCACCAGCGGCGAAAGCGTGGCACGTGTCCAGGCAGACCCCAACGCGACTCTTGTCCCGCACCTTGTCGATGATGCCCCGCAGCTCGCTGAGCTGCCCACCCACGGTGCTCCCCTGTCCGCTCATGTTCTCCAGAACTGTCAAAAGAGAAGGCGAGAGGGACAGCTGCTGAAAGTGCAGCTGGGGAAGGAAGCGAAGACTGAAAAAGGTAGGTGAGGGGGATGGGTGAAGGTGAGGAAGCAAAGGATGAAAGACGATTGGAAATATACACTGGAAAGAAAGAACAGGGTGTCAGAGCAGCGTGACCCGATCGATGTGTCTGTTTACCTGTGACCACACCGGAGGTTTGccggtgggcgtggttgatggCCTGGGCGATCTTCTCAATGCATTGCTCTGTAGTGATGGACCCTAGCGAGGCTCCGGGATGTAGGTTAAACAAACTGAGACCCAGGGCACTGCAGCGGTTCAGCTCGTCCACCAGCATAGCCTGGCTCTTCTCAAATACATCTATAGCGGGgaaaacagacaaacacactGCCGCTCTCTCTCAAAAAGATGCAGTTGGTGCTACTGGACACAGTGTTGGGTACCTGAATGGCTATCAAAGCTGCACTGGCAACTCTCTTCCAGTTGTGACTGCTCTGTGCTTCTAGGTTTTTCCCAAGTAATTAATCTACATTACAGAATCTTCCCAATGacaaaaacaccccccccccccaccaaggaaACGTGGAGAAGATTGTAAATATGGGTTGTTCCAGGTTTCGCCATGTACCTTGCAATATGATTGGCTAATAAAAACTACTATTCCAACTTTTGTATCACAAAACAAAATCAGCATTTCAAGAATGAAGGCTCACACTCCGACCTGAGGCTATTTAACTCATGGTCCTTCAAGGTCTGAGCCCtactgattttccagccttcctttacctgtaagccaggtgtgaagccgcTGGCCAATCAGGAGCTGTAATTATCAAACTAActtcctgggagaactgaaaacacggtttggatttgaaatcaGATCTGAAGAGCCCTGCTCTAGACTGTATGGACCTTAATAAAGAGTAAAGACCAATGTAGATTCAGAGGCACACAAACCTTGCTTTGGGGAACCACAGTTCATCAGGTAAGAACCATGCGGAAGTATGTAGGCTGGTTCAAAGCTGTGCCGAGCACAGGCCTCCCTGAACttagctgctgctgtgccatcaAGCGGAGGTCTCTGCCACGAGCGCTGGGAGCCGAGGAACAGGCCGAAACTGCGTCCCCCGATGGTGAGGCTATCCTGCACTGCATGCCATATCCCACCTGTGCATGAAGCATAAAGATGTGTGCCATGCTATTGAGATGATAATTATGCAATATATTGATTTTTGCGAATTTGAAGCTTGGGACAGAAGTACACATTGAAAAGATACGCATAAAAGGgtaacattttttaaactcactatttaaactgaaaaaaataagcaatacAGTATTGGCAGTTACCTGATATCGACATGTGAGCACCAATAAACTTTTTTACTCCTCCTCTCTTGCTTTTTCTCTCCCTCAAATCATCCAACACCATTTCTTTGCAAGTTTCCTCCTCACGTGCAGACTCTTCTTTAACTTGTTCAGTCTGTTCCCCCACCTTCCTCTCGCCCCTCTTCTTCAGACTCATGCCCTCCTGTAGAGACTCTTCTTTAACTTGTTCAGTCTGTTCCCCCACCTTCCTCCTCCCCCTTTTCTTCGGACTCTTACCCTCCTGTAGAGACTCTTCTTTAACTTGTTCAGTCTGTTCCCCCACCTTCCTCCTCCCCCTTTTCTTCGGACTCTTACCCTCCTGTAGAGACTCTTCTTTAACTTGTTCAGTCTGTTCCCccaccttcctcttcctcagaCTCATGCCCTCCTGTAGAGACTCTTCTTTAACTTGTTCAGTCTGTTCCCCCACCTTCCTCTCACCCCTCTTCTTCAGACTCATGCCCTCCTGTAGAGACTCTTCTTTAACTTGTTCAGTCTGTTCCCCCACCTTCCTCAGACTCATGCCCTCCTGTAGAGACTCTTCTTTAACTTGTTCAGTCTGTTCTTCCACCTTCCTCTTCCCCCTCTTCTTCAGACTCTTACCCTCCTGTAGAGATTCTTCTTTAACTTGTTCAGTCTGTTCCCccaccttcctcttcctcagaCTCATGCCCTCCTGTAGAGACTCTTCTTTAACTTGTTCAGTCTGTTCTCCCACCTTCCTCTTCCCCCTCTTCTTCAGACTCTTACCCTCCTGTAGAGATTCTTCTTTAACTTGTTCAGTCTGTTCCCccaccttcctcttcctctcgcCCCTCTTCTTCGGACTCATGCCCTCCTGTGCAGATTCTTCTTCTTTGACGTGATAAGAACATGCAAAAATATGGAATGTATATACCTCTTTAATCTGTCTACTCTGTTCCAATGCTTTCCCTGTCCCCTGAAGCCTCTTTTTTGGATGTACgttttaattttaatatatgaaTCAAAATGACACTATATCCGTGTTATTAATAGACTAAATAACtttaaatatactttaaataTTAACTACGGCTACTTGGTTTCTTGTGGTAAGCGATTCGAGATCCAGTAGAGGCGTAACATTTATTAACAGACGCACGCTAACGGTCCATATTTAACTTGGAACCACAGATTTAAAAATCAATACACGTGAGATAGCACGAATATAAATTCAATGAGAGCTAATGAAACACACAATAACGCCGTCTGAGTTCGCCCAGACACTTTCCAGGATACTCACTCTCCCACGTTGTTAGCCTAATTAACGGACGCTAGTCGGGATGTTTATAAACAAGTTTACGACAGACGAAAACCGATAGAGCGCCcagtcttgctctcgcgagagGTTGTGAATTTAGCACAGCGCCACCTGCGGTGTAAATAACAGGTCACGTTTTTCTGTACTGATTATATCGGGTGTACAGGACGCGCTTGGAGGAGTACTTTACATGTTCTTAACACTTCATTTAATCGTAAATTACAAAAACCCATCAGTTTATAGTCTCGAGAAAAACGTTTGATTTATTTTGATGCTTTATAAGACATTAGTAAAGTAGATGTACGGTAATGTGCTGAAAGGTAAAGTGTTTTGTCATTATTATGGTATTTGGATGAATGACAAAGCGGTGATTTATAAGCAAGTCGTATCCTCATCAATAAGGGAATGTCTGCGAAAGTGGACAGCACTTTCACACACCTCCAAGATTATGAGTTCGAATCCTCTTGGGTGTTGTGATTTCTTTCCGTGGCTCACTGAGTACCCCAATTAGGCTAATTGGCATCTCTATCACACGTAAATTACATGTAAAATGTGCTCTACCCTGGGCTAGTCTCCATGCCTGATATCCTAGGCTGCtatcctgtccaggataaggGGTTTGCATGTGAAAAAAAACTAACTAAattaaatattatattgtaaAAACACGTTACCATTATTAGTTTTGGGGAATGTAAATACTGCATAAGCTAAAAGTGATGCCGTACAgcatttgcattatttattttggCAACACTGATGTTACTTGGGTAATAAAGCTTGCATTTTAGTTTATACTCGCCTTCTGTTGTGTTTTATATCGGTGATGTCAGAGTGAAATCCTCACACTTCTTAATGTTGTGAAGGTCAAAAaactctccctccccccagTCAGAGTTCTgctaggcagacacacacacatgcatgcatacacacacacgcacacacacaaaccgaaCAGCAAAATGGCCGACCGTCAACTGACTGACTTTATAGCTCGTTAGAAAACGAAGAGGTTCTGCATATTTGGTTTACAGTATCATTAAACATACATTCTATTCGGAATTTTTAAAAGGGTATTTTTCGTCATTCTCTACTATTCGCCTTTTGGGAATACTACATTGTTTCTGTGTGcgtgtattattttttttgcctcgAATGCCTCAAAACGCCAGAATTTCGCACTCAAGCACTTTATTTCATGTGTAATTCCTGAGGTGAGTATCCCGTGCAGCCCGCCGCCGCCTCGGCTGCGCGCTTTGCTCCGTGTCCCGCggcgcccgagcagccgccccgCGGTCTGGAAGCGGGTCCCCGCCGGCGCTCGGCCGCCGCGCGCTGCGAACTCAGGCGCTTCCAAAATGGCAAATCCGCGGACGCGGCAGCCCGCTGCTGTCGTGAACCGAGCCCGAAAGTCGGCTGTTCCGAGGCGAAGCTTCAGCTTCGGCCAGCGAATTTACTGCTACCGCTTTACTGTCTTTTTACctaatatcattattattattattgttcttttgcgtttttttgttttttttttaccgaagTGGGGAAATGCCTTGCGAGCTTATATTAGCCCACATCGGGTAGCCCGTTTCTCCCGGGCTGCTCGGTCATGTACAGGGGCGCCCGCTGGCAATTCTAAATTAATGGtgcatcctcctcctccttatACCTAGCCGGCCGAGTCGGTGCCGGGGCCTCGCTTTACGCCGCTGGCCGAGCGGCTCCGTGCGAGAGGCTGCACGGCTTTGACAGCTAGGCTCGGCCGGGCCGGGCCGGTCTGCAATACGTGCGGGCGGGGACCTCCGCTTCGTCTGCGCATCTCTCCCACCTCAGGGACCCCTCTCTGCGGCCGCCCGAGCTCCCCTCGGTACCGGGAGTAAGGGGCTgcctttaaaaacataaaatgtgCAAAATACTCTGGATCAAACACGGCGGGATGAATTTGGCAGCCCGTCACCGAGCAGACAGCTCGCTGCCATCCTCCGCTCGGCCAGGGGTTACCGACGAGCCCTCGGCTGCGTCCTGTTAATAAGGCTGAGCCTCTCGCCCTCATCCTGGATTAACACGTTAGCATGTCCGGGAGTCGGAGCCTCACACCCACGGGCGCAGCGATTCCCTCCAGCCGGCGAGTCGCTGGTTTCGTTTCTCGTCACTTTCGGACCATTTTGTTTTTGGCGTGTGACTCTGGGACTGTAAATGAAACTAACAAACGCACGGGCAAACTTAGAAAACACTACCACGGCCACTGAAGTTAAATGTAATGACATGTAAATGTGTATTGCTGGTCCCTTCTCACCCGCTGTCATGGGCTTTATTTTTCTGCGGTGTATTTGCATGACTTGCTGGCAGTGCAGTAACTCCACGTTAATATTGATTTTCCTTTGAACATAAACATTAGCACAATAAGTTTGGGTGCTGTGTGGAGGATGCACAGAGCATCGTGCACTTACagtattttttataaatatcccAAAGGAGGTGTTCCGCATGTATGTCACACACTCAGCTGGCGTCTGAGTTCAGAAATGATACTTCGAGAAATATGGCGCCTTGCTACTAGCCATTCATGCAGGTCCAGTTTTCCCGAGTTATcagtggttgtgtgtgtgtgtgtgtgtgtgtgtgtgtgtgtcttttttttctggaaataGGACATTTAACCTTTATAATAATTGGTTTTCAACTGGTGTGTGTAGCTTCCAATGagtattaaattatttatatacCACTAGCTGGCCTATTTGCTGATACTATAATACTGTAAAGAAGCTTACAGCTACCAAAATGCACCAAGAGATGAGGGCTTAGGCTCTGTGCTTGGGCCCTATGAGCCAGCTGGGTCTATCCAGTGCTTCAGAAGGACCTGTCATTGTTTTCTTGAAACTTCAGCTGTCAATCATTCGTTTTCTAGATGAGAGATCCCCGTGGTCGCCAGCCGACTTGTGCATCCCTGGCAACCGTGGAAATACTGGGATGTCCTGGACTGTCTGACCTCCTTCTCTTCTCCTCCCACCCCTCTGCTTCTTCCCTCGTTTTGCCTCAGAGAAGAGAATTGGGAAAGGGAAGAGCAGTTCATGGAAGACAAGAAAAGGAAGAAAGAAGATAAAAGGAAACGGGACGCTTCCCAGAAGGTACCGGCGCCGGACTGTTTTATAGCcagataaataacatttgcttTTACTCAGTTTGATGTAAGAGATGCATAGAGGAGAGCTATCACTCGCCGGCTGCGGGGAGAGAAGGTTTCAATTTAGTACCTGCTGGCTTGTTTAAAGTTGTCACTCGTGGAGGAGGTGATCTGCTGCTTGAGGTGTTTCGTTGTGAAATGTGGCTCTGATTGAAAGATGACTTCATAGGCCTCGTGTGACTCACGGGGATAGCCTAGCTTTTGCTGTTGCCATCCAAGTTGGGGTCTGATCCCACAACCCACTGGCAATGTGGGTACCTGGAAGATTCCACCGTTCCCCCATTTAAGAAGGATTTATCGTTCCTAGTTGCTGACAGCCTGCATCACCCGAGGCCGGACCTTCGTACGTCTTACGCCATGGGTGCCTTCTCTGGTTTCATTCTAAAGCCACCCAGATCGAGGTGTGCCTGTGGTCAGGGGACTCTCAGCTGTGGTCCTAGAGGACAACCGTGTTTGCCGGTGCCCTTATTCCAGCCGATAACGGCCGTGTTACCCAGGGAGCTGCGTAAAACGAAGGTTTCAAAGCTCTCAGGTGGCTGGAAAATGTTTGTCTCTGTTGTGTTCTCTGGGCCGAGATTTGGCACCACTCACTCTTAGAATAATGCAGCGATAaggacaataaaacacagtcatatTTTATAATCATGCTCCTTTCCCCTTGATCACTGAGCACTTGAGTCTCACTGTATCCGAATGAAACCCTGATTACGATGACTGACGACCCTGTATCTCATTTCAGGTCgcagaacaaaaaaacaaaggtAAGCTCTCTTGCCATGCAGTTTCTGCCGCTTAATTTACCCCGTGTCCTTCCCCGCGGTGTCGTTTCCTGTGCATGCTTATATTCCGTCACCGTCTGGTAGGCTGTGATTGCCGCAATGTTGACGTTCGGATGGTATGAACCTAGTCAACCTTTACGTATCTGCTGGTCACATACCTAGTCTGTTTATGAAGTTTTTCCTGCATCCCTAATAAGGATGCAAAAAAATATCGATTGGTTAGTCTAGATATTGACTTGGATTCGATGCCGATTCTCAAAATCGTGAGATCGATCTTGTTAATGTTTGCCTTTCGCCTGTATGAAAATATTTTTGCTGCGTTTtacttaatattttttttgttaatttcatTACAGGGTAACGGATATCTGCATTTCACTATTTTGTTTGttggttaaataaaaaaaaaaaaaatcatcgttTGACCTTTTGTTGATATTTGACATTCATGAATCTGCAACCTGAATTCATTTTCAAAGAATTGTTCTAAAAAGATGTTTTAGCAATTGAAATGGAATCGAAATTGAATCAAATGGAAATCAAGTGGAATTGTAGAGTTAGGGCTGATATCCAGCCCTAATCCTTAATATGACTTTATTGCCCCTGTTGAATGCATCGCATTTTCCTTCCGTTTTTGCTGCTGGTCGGAGTCTCCCTCATGTACCCCCTACCGCCTTTCTCTTCCCGCAGTGCCAGACTCGACCAAGTGCACACTCACTCAGTCTTCGGCCACCCCCAGCTCCGCGTCCCCCAGCCCTGGCCCCGCTTCCTCGGCCTCCCCCTTGCCTGCCGGGGCTGTGGCTGGCgccccctcccagagtgggaACAATGCCAAGCGGCCGGCTGCGTCCAACGGGCAGCCCCCCACTGGCGGAACCCAGGCCCCACAGCGCTACATGCCCCGTGAAGTGCCCCCCCGTTTCCGCTGCCAGCAGGACCACAAAGTGCTACTGAAGAGGGGCCAGCCGCCGCTGTCCTGcatgctgctgggggggggcgccCCCGCCGCCTCGCCAGGGGACGGCACCAATGCGACAGTAGCTGCCGCCTCAGGTCAGTTATGAGAGAAGGAGACAGATTTTTTATACTTACATTTCCCAATATCTGTTAATCAGTTTGGAAGGATGATGAAGGAATTGGTGCCCCATTTGCATCATCTATATTGCATCCACTACTGCCATTTGTCTTACTACCGACCGCTTGCTGCTGTCAGCTTCATGTTTGCCCACAGCAGTGGGTCAGACTTTGTTGTTGCCCTGAAAAGTGCCCGTTTGAAAATAACAAGATATCAGAAATATCCTGGCTGATGCATTCCTGGCCAGGTCATAATTAACTGCACCGTTTGTTCTTATTTTAGATTGCGGTCCTGGATCAGCAGGCTCAGCTTCCTCACTACCCcactcttcctcctcttcttcctcctcgtcATCGCCATCAGTCGCTGCTTCTTCTACTATTTCTTcttcaaattatgcaaattccaCGTGGGGGGCGAGCTCCGGCAGCCAGCCCCTCTCTCAGGGCCGGGAGAAGGTGATAGTGGACAGGTCCGACCTGGAGGAGTGGCCGAGTATTTTGGGGGCGAGTGCCGCCGGGGGGGAGACCGGCGGTGCCCCCTGGGGCGATAGACACATGCAGCAACATGCGGGAGGAGCGGGGAAGGGCGGACCTCCATCCCCCCCGTTGTCATCCTCCTGCCCCGTGAGGGAATGTACACAATTAAGTGGCGCTGTTTGGGGCGGCTCGTCCCAGgccagtgctggggggggcatgggCTCCCGGTCCAAAGTCTCCACCCTTCCTGGGACTGCTGATGGTTGTATGGCTACGGGCAGTGGGACCCCTGGTGCCAACTTCACCCCCAATGCCAACCCTTCAGCCTGGCCAGCCCTCGTGCAGGATGGGGCAGCTGGGGCTTGCCCCTCGGTGGCCGAGGGTGGGCCGTCTGCTCTACCAAACTTGTCATCGTCGTCTCTGTCTGCTGATCCTTCCTTGGGCCACCCGGCTCCCTCCCTGAACCCTGTCGGCCATCAGCATCAACCTCACCAAATGCAAGTCCGGGATGCCGAGCCCCTCTgcggggagtgggggggcatGGGACCAAAAAAATCTGGACTGGATGAAGGCGAGTGTGGTCCGCTGGATGGTGGGGAGCTCGCTACCTCTTTgtcgtcctcgtcctcctcgtgcagagctctctctttctcctccaATCCTAAGATGGGTGCCTCGAAGACTTGCGTCGAAGACTGGGAGGGTGGGTCTGGAGGGGGCGTGTTCTCTGGCGAAGGGGGCGGGTCTTTGACTTACGCCAGCCAGGAGGGCAAAGATGGCATCGGAGCTTTGGGGGGTAAAGCctggggaacaggctgcggGGGCACCAGTAAGACCACTGGGGTATCTCAGGGAGCGTGCGGTGGGGGAGATGGGGCAGAGCTTTCGGTGGGGGAATGGGGCAGTACTGCGGGGGCGGCTAGCACGAGCGGGCCTAGCAATCAGGTCGCAGGAGGCAGCAGTGGCGTAGGCACCGCGCCTGCGACACGAGCTTGGGACAATCAGAAAGGGGCCGGCGATGATGCAGGGGGCGATGTCGGCGAGTGGGGGGGCCAGGGCAGGGGTGGTGGGGGCGGGACTTCGTCCTCCAGCGGCGGCGGGCACTCTCGAGCTGGAGGCGGCCCTCACAATCAACACCATGGCCCACCCCGCCCTCACCCGGCTGCCAACCCTGAAGTGGCCTTACAGAACTTGCTCAGCCGGACCGACCTGGACCCCAAGGTGCTGTCCAACACCGGATGGGGCCAGACGCAGATCCGGCAGAACGTGGCCTGGGATTTGGGTGGAGGCGCTGCTGCAGCTGCCGGCTTCAGTTCCTCCACCCCGCCGTCCTCGAACCTGAGTCCTGCTGGCCTAGCCCCTGTGTACCCCCCTGCTGCAGAATCTGCCCCCACTGACCCATCCGCTGCTTCCCATCTCACAGGCGGCGCTCCGAGTTCCCAGGGGCTGAGTGCTGCGCCTCTGCCCGGAGATGCCTGGGACGGCGGCAGTAACACTGGCCAACCAGGCCGCAGCTCCCAGCCCTCTGGCCCCGGGTTACGCAATCCGACTGCCAGCACACAGCCCGGCTCCGGGGGCCCGGGAAATGCATTGGGGGGCCAGGGGAAGGCAGCCGGGGGCTGGGGTGGGATTGGGCAACCGGAAAACATAGGCAAGGGGTGGGGTAGCGAGGGGCAGGAGTGGAGAGAGCGTAGAGGAGGTGGAGGAAATGGGTGGGGCGATTTTGGGCAACAGGGTACGGTGGGTGGCGGAGGTGGGAATGGATGGGGAGTAGGTGGAGATGAGAAGGGGGGAGGATGGAAGGACAAAGGCAGGGAGGGGTCAGGCTGGGGGCAAAGAGATGGCAGCAATGACTGGGACAAGCGGGAGCCCAAATCAGGGGGTTGGAGGGAGGGGAAGGGAAACGGAGCCAGTGGGAGCGGGGATGCCGACCTGGGGACTTGGGGGGGCTGGGAAGGTGCGGGTGGAGGCGGAGGCGGAGACGGAAAAGCCCAGCAGGGCTGGGGAGGGAAAGCCCATTCTCTGCCGGCGCCAAGCAGCCAGGCAGGAGGCCTGAAGGGCACAGCACAGCAGCAGCAATCACAGCCAACGCAGCAGGACGCGGCTGGCGGCTGGGGCAGGCCAGGCGGCCCTCCGTCCCAGAACCCGAACCAGAACCAAAGCTCAGGCTGGACCTCGGGCCCCGTGCCCCAGCCGCCCAGCAGCCGCCCCGAGGGCCCTGAGCCCAGCGGCTGGGAGGAGCCGTCGCCGCAGTCCATCAACCGCAAGATGGAGATTGACGACGGCACCTCGGTGTGGGGCGACCCCAACCGCTACAACTACAAGAGCGTCAACCTGTGGGACAAGAACGGCGCCCCCTCTGGCCAGGGGCAGCAGGCCTCCCACCACGGCCAGCagccccagcagcagcagccccagcagcagcagcagcagcagcagcagccgcagcagcagcagcagcagggccctgggaggccaatgcagcagcctgcagttccAGGGAACAGGGAGTCCAGCTCCGGACCTGGGAAGAATTCTGGGATGGGTGAggaatatgtgtgtgtttgcgtgacaTACATTAATGCCCCGGCATTGCATAAATTACTGGGCACTGGCACTAGTAAAGCAGCCCTTTTATATTGGTATATGAatggattgtttgattttgtatatatttcttttttgtaaTATGTTGTAATGTgttatacagtaaaatccagttataacggacttcaacGGACCTGGCAAGTCCGTTATgtccaaagtccgttatatccagagttgctgtatgcccagaacacaactatacTTGTGGTATAGACATACTTGtgatatagattattatattctacatgtagtaatccaagtTTACCTGATCAGATGCGTgcctattaataatcccgactacatatctgcgctggatatcaccggcacgccacgcgccttgtaggcggagctgcatgtccattataagtgaacaaaactacagctaaaagtggccctggggaccaaattgttcgtcagttataagcgaaattccgttatatgtgagtccgctatatccgatgcttctTCTGCATGTTCATAAAAGCACAtggccgggaccagcggacctcgtccgttatagacgattaagcgagtccactataagGGGATTTTACTGTACTCGTGTGGCCCCGGCCCCATGAATTAATGTCACATGTTGCAACACATATTAAGTTGCCAGAAACCTGCAACCACATGTTGCTGATTTAGGTCGCATGTAATTATGTGGGGGAAAAGATCAGATGTTGACATGCGGTGGGGAAATGAAGCAGGAGCCCCCTTTTGGAATTTGTGGGCTTAGTGGGCTTCCAGCGAtgctcctgctctctctccccttaGCCTCCGCGAGGGACCTTGGGATGCGGTGAAATCGGAGCTGGCAGTGGGTTAATCCACGTCAGCCGCACAGTAAAATAATAGGGAGTCTCATCTTAGAAATTTAGGAACTACCTTCTGATAAAGTGTGGTTGTCCAAGAGCAGCAAGGAAGGCCGCTGAAGTCCTGCTTCACCGGGTACCGTCCGATGTCACTTGGGCGTTAAAAAAGTTTGCCGTGTGTCAGAAGATGAGCTGACCTGTCGGCGTCACTGCAGCCTGCTGTCTTTATGATGCAGCACTACCTACGTGCACTGCTCAGGACGAATGCAAGAGTCGTTCAAATGTTATAATCGGCTAGAAATATAGAGGATTCGTTTATCGTAGCTTTTTAAGGGCTGCGGTTGGAATTCTCGTTAAAATGGTGCTTGTCGCCAATTGCAGCTTGGGGCAACAGCGGCGCCCCCTCTAGCCCATCCGTGGACAACGGCACAGCAGCCTGGGGCAAGCCTACGGATGCCCCCACTGGCTGGGGAGACCTAGAAGATTCTGCCAAGCCTACTGGTTGGGgacacccctcccccagcaccGGTAATTCTGCTATCCCCCCCGgtggtgttgtgtgtgtgtgtgtgtgtgtgaatctcTTCGTgt
The sequence above is a segment of the Brienomyrus brachyistius isolate T26 chromosome 5, BBRACH_0.4, whole genome shotgun sequence genome. Coding sequences within it:
- the tnrc6ba gene encoding trinucleotide repeat-containing gene 6B protein yields the protein MEDKKRKKEDKRKRDASQKVAEQKNKVPDSTKCTLTQSSATPSSASPSPGPASSASPLPAGAVAGAPSQSGNNAKRPAASNGQPPTGGTQAPQRYMPREVPPRFRCQQDHKVLLKRGQPPLSCMLLGGGAPAASPGDGTNATVAAASDCGPGSAGSASSLPHSSSSSSSSSSPSVAASSTISSSNYANSTWGASSGSQPLSQGREKVIVDRSDLEEWPSILGASAAGGETGGAPWGDRHMQQHAGGAGKGGPPSPPLSSSCPVRECTQLSGAVWGGSSQASAGGGMGSRSKVSTLPGTADGCMATGSGTPGANFTPNANPSAWPALVQDGAAGACPSVAEGGPSALPNLSSSSLSADPSLGHPAPSLNPVGHQHQPHQMQVRDAEPLCGEWGGMGPKKSGLDEGECGPLDGGELATSLSSSSSSCRALSFSSNPKMGASKTCVEDWEGGSGGGVFSGEGGGSLTYASQEGKDGIGALGGKAWGTGCGGTSKTTGVSQGACGGGDGAELSVGEWGSTAGAASTSGPSNQVAGGSSGVGTAPATRAWDNQKGAGDDAGGDVGEWGGQGRGGGGGTSSSSGGGHSRAGGGPHNQHHGPPRPHPAANPEVALQNLLSRTDLDPKVLSNTGWGQTQIRQNVAWDLGGGAAAAAGFSSSTPPSSNLSPAGLAPVYPPAAESAPTDPSAASHLTGGAPSSQGLSAAPLPGDAWDGGSNTGQPGRSSQPSGPGLRNPTASTQPGSGGPGNALGGQGKAAGGWGGIGQPENIGKGWGSEGQEWRERRGGGGNGWGDFGQQGTVGGGGGNGWGVGGDEKGGGWKDKGREGSGWGQRDGSNDWDKREPKSGGWREGKGNGASGSGDADLGTWGGWEGAGGGGGGDGKAQQGWGGKAHSLPAPSSQAGGLKGTAQQQQSQPTQQDAAGGWGRPGGPPSQNPNQNQSSGWTSGPVPQPPSSRPEGPEPSGWEEPSPQSINRKMEIDDGTSVWGDPNRYNYKSVNLWDKNGAPSGQGQQASHHGQQPQQQQPQQQQQQQQQPQQQQQQGPGRPMQQPAVPGNRESSSGPGKNSGMAWGNSGAPSSPSVDNGTAAWGKPTDAPTGWGDLEDSAKPTGWGHPSPSTGPKSMQDGWGEADGSVSASRHSSWEEDEESSGGGVWSSTGSQGSSSSYNSGGWSQGHTAGGKKANSKGALKGGGGGGDAWIGPMSRQFSNIGLLGEDPSGRALDLAPGPPQDKKLDGEKRGISPTDYNGEMRKGGRGGGGTGPVFRPGSKEVCSAEPGPYYDKAGGHGVFGSSGGMAPSRGVHQPGVPPINPSPGIRAQVPHQFLSPQVSGSVLKQMPPPSSGVGGVGAGVFPAQLSPQHLAMLSSIYPPHIQFQLACQLLLQQQQQQQQPPPQLLQNQRRFSQNLRQQSDPQQLARIMAVLQQQKQQQQVGGPGGGSKLSPSHMGGGLPKQTMADPLPHPGLGGSLAEQLHQKTQGGFPGFGSGVNLSGLEMGSMVGGPGGMKDGGGQQSRFKWLMEGHSPNPSPPDTAPHKNGPMSTPMKLRGGSPYSQYELLGNDGLGVPPQGPSDNWHRTPGKMGVKAGASSWPPEFQPGVPWKGIQSVDPESDPNMTPSSVLGSTGTSSLNDNEHQLLRDNAESNPSLNTLLPSHGAWPYSASDSPLNNAHNTAKYTEYKPSWPPDPIGHNKLWKAKGNSSQMPRPPPGLTHQKQPSVSPWAGGTPRLARGWGGSGGSQDTRYGPGSAWSDSGTSRSSCWLLLSNLTPQIDGSTLRTICMQHGPLLTFHLGLTQGSALIRYSSRQEAAKAQSALHMCVLGNTTILAEFMNEEEVGRYFAHSQVGGGGASGGGGAAVNVPGAGGGQGPSGTGAVGGSSGGGSTPGSERERERAVVAAAGGAGPTEASSNGGGSVGTVGPPCSGWQGLDGTGSSPDPSQSQGTSLGLFAQWSSNGSGGAGGVVGSSVGSVEPGRQGLWGGMAPGYPSSSLWGAPPVEDRHQMGSPAALLPGDLLGGGTDSI